TTAATTTTAATAAACAATCGTTGAGGTCATCCGTAGAAATAGACATCATAAACATCACAATTTTATCAGGTGTACGTTCTAGTTTTATGGTCATCTCATAAACAACTCCAAAATTAGATTGAAAGAATATATAATCGAAATTAGGGCCAACTCCCCATTTATGATGCTTATCTAATTGTGATAACCCTAATTGTGCAAAGGGAGATTCATAAGTGCTCCCATCCGGTAAAATGGCTTTCAAAGAATGTACGGATGCTACATGATCATGAATTGGAGTTATTCCAAATCCCCGTTCTAAAGCGTTACCCATAATATTTGCCTCTGGCCCTGCACCTGTTACTGGCACCATATATTCATAAGAATTAGCTTTTAAAAAATTATAGAGTTTTTCTTGGGTTAACCCAGGCCCAAACGTCAGCAAGCCTTCATCCGCGTCAAAGTTTATTACCCCTGGCATCTTGGATAAGTTCATTACAATCTGGGTATTTTCATCTGATGGAAAACTACTCCCATACCCCCAATTATTACCTGATGAAACTGGATAAAAACTACACGTATTCTCTTTACAATAAGTTATAACCTCTTTTATCCCCTCTGTATTTTCAGGATAGACTATATTTTTACTCGCAGATAGATTGTCTAAGCATCTTGATATTGTCTGTTTATGCATGGTAATATTTATATATTGTTTGCCTAAATAAATTTGGGAAATTTTCAGAGTCTATTAAATCTAAATCACAATACATTAATTGTGCTGGAGCTTCTGATAGTTTTTCGTATTCTTTTTCAATACCGAGTTTGGTACAATTAAAAAAACTTTCATAAAAATTGCATGATTTTGGGTTTACAGAGAGAATTACATTAGTTACTCCCCTCTTTAAGCTTTCTGAACTAAGGAGTGAAAGTAAATTGAGTAGATCATTATATCTTGGAATTTTTCTGCAATCTGCTAAAAGACAAACTTCTGCAACATACTCTTTTGCTTTTAGTAGTGCTGCTATTTCTTCGTCATATATATCTGAGCTTGGCAACTCTTCTTTTTTAGAGCTAATAATAGCCGAACATGTGATGATAGGATCTAAATCCTTTTTGCCGTAAGCCCTAATAAAACTATGCTTTTTCACCCTATTTATGTGCGTATAGTCTCCTTCATCTATTAATTTTTTTAAATGATATGCTTTTTGAATAAGATTGTCGGTAGCTTCAAATTCTTCGTCTGTTAAAACTATTTTGAATTCCATTTAATGCTGGTTTTTTTTACGTTAAATATGTAGTTTTTAATTCTATTAACTCCTTACCCTGCCCTTAGCAATAACACCAATACAAAACGTATATTGTTATTTTTTTGTAGGTAAAAGAGTACACCCCTAAGATATATCATTATAAAGTGTCTCGTTCTAGGAATAGTTAAAGATTATAAACAATATCCTCAAAAATTGTAATTTTTAAACATCTTCTGTAAAATCATAAAAGACTATATTCATACCTCGAAACTTAAATGTGGTAAAAAAGTTTTTATGAAGTCAACCTTATTTTTCCTTCTATTACTGAGTGCACTAGAAGTTACCTACTGCCAAAGCTTATCTTCCAAAAAAGATTCCTATCTACAGATTGAAATAGAAAATCCTATTTCGATGATCAGAAAAAATGAAACTATAACACTCTCTGCAGCAGTAATTAAAGCAAATTTTCCTATTGAAAGATTACAGTTAATTCAGATAAAAGATCTAAAAAGTAATACTTTACTTCGTACTCAAGCTATCGATTATAATGAAGATGGAGTTCCTGAAGAATTTTTATTTCAGACTGATTTTGATCCTAATGAAAAAAAGAAATTTGAACTTTACATCATAGAGAAAGATTCTTTAATTACATCTAAAGTATATGCTACTTACATGCCTACAGAAGAAGGTATGGAAGATTTTACTTGGGAAAATGATTTTATTGGGTATCGTTTTTATGGCCAGGAGAGAGCGCTAAAACAAGGTACAGGGATTGCTATGGATGTTTGGTGTAAGCGTACTCCAGATTTCCTTACCGAAAAATGGTATGCCCCTTCGCAAAGTTATCATGTGGATACTGGTTATGGAGCAGATCATTACAACTCTGGAAAAAATCAAGGTTGTGGCGGCACTGGACTTTTAGCAAACGATTCCCTTTATTTTTCAAATGCTTTTTATGATTGGAAAATCATCGCAAACGGTCCTATTCGTACCGTTTTTGAATTGAAATTTACAGGGTGGACTTTAAATGATACTCTTATAGAAACCAAACGAGTAACATTGGATGCAGGCCACTATTTTAATAGAATTGAAAGTAGTTATTCTAATGACATTGCTGCGCTAGGCTATGCACCCGCCATAAGTTTTGTACAACGTAAGGATTCAGATACCAAAATTGAACAAGATTTGGGTTGGCTAGCCAGTTGGGAGTCTTTAGGAGAAGGCAAAGGAAATCTGGGTACTGGTTTCATTACCGTAGCGAGTGACATTGCGTCTATTGAAAAAATAAACAATCATGTGGTTAGTATCCTCAAACCAAAACCTGAAGATACAATTACCTATTATACCGGAGCTGCTTGGGATGAATTTGGAGCTATCTCTTCTAAAGAAGCGTGGCTACACTATATTAAACAACAAGCGGAGTGTATTAAAAACCCTTGTATTATAAGTGTTAAACGCTAAAAAAGGCGTGGTACAAATTTTTTACTCCGTATTTTGAGTTTTTTTTAATTCTTTAATTGTTTGCATCATTTCTTTAGATAAACGCTTCTCTAAGTTGAGTAAATCTGAAGTCATTAATTCTATAATTCCATAAAAATCATATACAGAGGTAGATGAGTTTGTTGCAATCGCTTTGTTTAAAATTGATGTGCCGAAATCTATATAGGTTTGTTGATAAGTATAACTTTTTGATATTTCTTGAATCAACTCAATATCATAATGCCTAATTACACCACTAATTTTTGAACTTTCAAAAGCCGTATTTTCAAGCCTTGCATATTGGAAACCAATCCACCCTTTTAATTGATTATGTTTGAATTTATCATTCATATAAAATCTTGAAAATTTATCCTCTTCATTCATTGTTGGCAAAACACTATCCAACTGAACCTTTATATTTTCGTGGTATTCAATAAATTCTACTATCAATTTCTGGTTATTCTCTAGTTCTTCTATAATACTATTTATAGATTTTTGTGTGTCCTTTTTCGTCTCTTTCTCGGCGTTAATATTACTAATATAAAAACCTAAAAAAACTCCAAAAGCTACAATCAGAAGCTCTAACACATACTTTAAAATAGTCTTAACTGCTTTATTCATTCCCAATTTTGATTACGTAATAAGTATTCTATCCTTGTGTCTTATCCAATTCTAAAAGGATTCCATTTTTCTCCAATTGCCTTACGCTCAGCTCTTACTCCTACTGGCATTTCAAATAATTGGTTTACGGTAGGATCTAATGCTACTGCATTCTCTAAAGAAATAATTTTAGCATCCTCTTCTGTATGGCTATTTTTTCCGCATAAAAATTGCCAGTCTCCATCACTGTCATGAGTAACAGATAAAACTGGATGACCATCTTTTAGAACATGATTACAGGTAAACACTGCTTTATCTTTTGTATCTCTGAATTTAAATTCCATTATTTTCTTCTCTTTTAACTTAATACATCACCTATTTTTTGTTCCATATGTTCAAACCAATAGGAATCATCTTCTGGTTTGAAAGAAAATTTTGTCAATAGACCCGTGCCAAGCATTATCCATGACATTATATTAATTGGTCTTATTTTTCTAGCACTTAAGGAGAATTTTTGTGTTTCGGTAATGATTGTGCCTTCTTTATTTTCTTCAAGCTTAATTATTGTTGTGTTCTTTATTCCTGCTTGATGACGAACAGTACGAAAGCATTTGTAGGTGGTACTCTCTATTATTTTACATTGAACCACATCTCCTTCACAGTCTTCTCCTGTATGAATTTCTATCCATTGATTTCCTTTTTCTAATGTAAAAGAAGCACTAACTTGATTATGATAACAGGGATCTTTCGTAAATTCTACGGTATATTTTGGATGCGTCAAATATTCCCAAATTTGAGCTGGTTGATATTTACTTTGAAATTGAACTATCGTTTTAGTATATTTCCTTTCCTCTTTCATTGCTGAAGCTTATCTATTTGGTTTATTTTTAAATTTTTAAATTAGTGGCTGATTAATATTTTTTGCAGCCATCTAATATTGAGTCTTTTGAACCCTTTATTTTTATTAGTAGTATTATAAAAGAGGTATTTGTTTATTCTCTTGTTAGACCCCCTTATTAAATTTTCTCAACATATTTATCGCTAATCCACCCTCTCAACTTTTGATGGTCAAAAGCATAAGATATAGGAGATGAACATGCTTCATCATTTATGGCTTCATTTGAGATTTCTACATATAACCAGGTTCTTTCCTCATGATCATTCCCTCTATGTGCTGCCAAAACGTTGACCACGGCCCCTTTATATAATTTTGTTATAATATTTGTTTGCTCTTCACACGTAAAAATTGCATGATGACTATTTAAATCTGCCGAAAACCGAACATTATAATTGTCTGTCGTAATACGCACTTCATATGCCTCGTCTAGGAAATATGCAGGTAATAGTTCTAGCCGATAATTATCTTC
This genomic stretch from Cellulophaga algicola DSM 14237 harbors:
- a CDS encoding N-acyl amino acid synthase FeeM domain-containing protein; the protein is MEFKIVLTDEEFEATDNLIQKAYHLKKLIDEGDYTHINRVKKHSFIRAYGKKDLDPIITCSAIISSKKEELPSSDIYDEEIAALLKAKEYVAEVCLLADCRKIPRYNDLLNLLSLLSSESLKRGVTNVILSVNPKSCNFYESFFNCTKLGIEKEYEKLSEAPAQLMYCDLDLIDSENFPNLFRQTIYKYYHA
- a CDS encoding DUF4861 family protein, whose protein sequence is MKSTLFFLLLLSALEVTYCQSLSSKKDSYLQIEIENPISMIRKNETITLSAAVIKANFPIERLQLIQIKDLKSNTLLRTQAIDYNEDGVPEEFLFQTDFDPNEKKKFELYIIEKDSLITSKVYATYMPTEEGMEDFTWENDFIGYRFYGQERALKQGTGIAMDVWCKRTPDFLTEKWYAPSQSYHVDTGYGADHYNSGKNQGCGGTGLLANDSLYFSNAFYDWKIIANGPIRTVFELKFTGWTLNDTLIETKRVTLDAGHYFNRIESSYSNDIAALGYAPAISFVQRKDSDTKIEQDLGWLASWESLGEGKGNLGTGFITVASDIASIEKINNHVVSILKPKPEDTITYYTGAAWDEFGAISSKEAWLHYIKQQAECIKNPCIISVKR